CTGGCCGTCGGTGGCCGCATCGGTGCAGCTCCCGTCGGGGGCGAAGGCCTGCACGGCCACGGTGTTGATGGTGACGCCCAGCGGCGTGGGCCAGCCCCGTAAGGCGTGTACGATGTCCCGCAGGGCGCTCAGCGTCACGCCGGTCCCCTGCCAGCCCGCCGCAACCACGATGCACCCCACCGCCCGCCCGTCGAGATAGGGCCGCTCGTCGCCTCGCAGGTCTTCGAGCAGGTCGAGCGCGTTCTTCACCAGCCCGGAGACACCCCCGTGATACCCGGGCGTGGCGACGAGCACGCCGTCCGCCTGCCGCACGGCCTCGACGAGCGCCACCTCCGCCTCATTCCGTTCCTGCTTCTCGGGAGCATACAGGGGGAGCGCGGCGAGTTCGGGGCCGCCGAAGAGCCGCGTCCGGGCCCCGGCCCGCTCGGCGTGCCCCAGCGCCACCCGCAGCGCCTTTTCCCCGCTGGAACCGGGGCGGGTGGTGCCGCCGATCCCCACGATGAATGGTCTCGTCGCGGCGGTCATACGCGGACCAGCTCCGGCTGCTTGAAATGCGGCATGACCTGCTCGGCAAAGAGGCGCATGGATTGCTGACCCAACCGCAGGCGCTCGTCGGTCAGCGGCCCGTTGGTGAAGCCCATCAGCACGTTGCCGATCCCGAGGTCCTGATATTCCTGAAGGTGCGCCCGGACCGTCTCGGGGCTGCCGTACAGGCACCACGTCCCGATCCAGTCCTCACTGAGCGCGTTAGGCGTCTCGTGAATCTTCACGTCGCTGATCTCCTCGGCCCGCTTGTTGTAGACCATCTCGCGGTCG
The sequence above is a segment of the Deinococcus aerius genome. Coding sequences within it:
- a CDS encoding NADPH-dependent FMN reductase; protein product: MTAATRPFIVGIGGTTRPGSSGEKALRVALGHAERAGARTRLFGGPELAALPLYAPEKQERNEAEVALVEAVRQADGVLVATPGYHGGVSGLVKNALDLLEDLRGDERPYLDGRAVGCIVVAAGWQGTGVTLSALRDIVHALRGWPTPLGVTINTVAVQAFAPDGSCTDAATDGQLATLAGQVLHFARATAALRSGVPA